Proteins encoded within one genomic window of Agelaius phoeniceus isolate bAgePho1 chromosome Z, bAgePho1.hap1, whole genome shotgun sequence:
- the SH3GL2 gene encoding endophilin-A1, whose amino-acid sequence MSVAGLKKQFHKATQKVSEKVGGAEGTKLDDDFKEMERKVDVTSRAVVEIMAKTIEYLQPNPASRAKLSMINTMSKIRGQEKGPGYPQAEALLADAMLKFGRELGEECNFGPALVDVGEAMKELSEVKDSLDMEVKQNFIDPLQNLHDKDLREIQHHLKKMEGRRLDFDYKKKRQGKLPDEELRQALEKFDESKEIAESSMFNLLEMDIEQVSQLSALVQAQLEYHKQATQILQRVTSKLEDRIKEASSQPRREYQPKPRMSLDFSTGDNTQHNGGISHATTPKPSGAHMDQPCCRALYDFEPENEGELGFKEGDIITLTNQIDENWYEGMLHGQSGFFPINYVDILVPLPN is encoded by the exons aaaGTGAGCGAAAAAGTAGGAGGTGCAGAAGGAACAAAACTAGATGATGATTTCAAAGAAATGGAAAGG AAAGTGGATGTTACCAGCAGGGCAGTTGTGGAAATAATGGCAAAGACAATAGAGTATCTTCAGCCAAATCCAG CTTCCAGAGCTAAACTCAGCATGATCAACACTATGTCAAAAATTCGAGGCCAGGAAAAGGGACCAGGCTATCCTCAGGCAGAAGCCTTGCTGGCAGATGCAATGCTGAAATTTGGCCGAGAACTTGGAGAAGAATGCAACTTTG GACCAGCACTTGTTGATGTGGGAGAAGCTATGAAGGAGCTTTCTGAAGTCAAGGACTCTTTAGACATGGAAGTGAAGCAAAACTTCATTGACCCACTTCAGAATCTCCATGATAAAGATCTGAGAGAAATACAG CATCACCTGAAGAAAATGGAGGGTCGACGCCTGGATTTtgattacaagaaaaaaagacaggGCAAGCTCCCTGATGAAGAACTTCGTCAAGCTCTGGAGAAATTTGATGAATCAAAAGAAATTGCTGAGTCAAGCATGTTTAACCTTCTGGAGATGGAT ATTGAACAAGTGAGCCAGCTTTCTGCTCTTGTGCAAGCCCAGCTGGAGTACCACAAGCAGGCCACACAGATCCTACAGCGAGTTACTTCTAAACTGGAAGATAG AATAAAAGAGGCATCTTCTCAGCCCAGGCGAGAGTACCAGCCCAAACCCCGTATGAGCCTGGATTTCTCAACTGGTGACAATACACAGCACAATGGAGGGATATCCCATGCCACCACACCCAAACCATCAG GTGCTCACATGGATCAGCCATGCTGCCGAGCTTTGTATGACTTCGAACCAGAGAATGAAGGGGAGCTGGGATTTAAAGAGGGTGATATTATTACCCTCACTAACCAGATTGATGAAAACTGGTATGAGGGGATGCTTCATGGCCAGTCAGGTTTCTTCCCCATCAATTATGTCGATATTCTAGTTCCATTACCCAATTAG